A single window of Sparus aurata chromosome 22, fSpaAur1.1, whole genome shotgun sequence DNA harbors:
- the dtnba gene encoding dystrobrevin, beta a isoform X1: MVMEEGAQRDRGRGTPATPGAEARQIFVELGEQNFDAICLSTYRTACKLRYIQKRCNLHLIDIYNVIEAVRDAGLNAVELHAGISVIRLENLVSSLFNQLSKRLPTTHTINPRESTVLLVEFLLAAVDSEPDSRLTVLSVKAMLSMLCGGKLVDKLRYVFSQVSDSGGVLVQSKFDGFLREALKLPTALHEGPSFGYTHTLARSCFPQHKRVMLNMFLDIVADPPQCLVWLPLMHRMANVENVYHPVSCSYCRGNGMTGFRYRCLRCRGYQLCQNCFWRGNASGSHSNKHQMKEHSSWKSPATKLGRALSRTLGCVSSREPPHPIYPEEPERTLNLANIVPSRPIRNTSEAMLLSSSAPESSKSLSAAQRMNEEHSLIAAYVNRLQSSPSSVNSPSRQDEEHKLIARYTSRLAETDGTGVIPNRSINFDVNKQKRELIAQLECKNREILAEIKRLRAEHDAACQSSPEKGSTNPTLLAELRLLRQRKDELEQRMSSLQESRRELMVQLEGLMKLLKDEEQRQAAQAAGSSHASPSRPSPSTVRSVGAVSPQAYMYPPQDSLAGVGGDVQEAFAQGPRRNLRNDLLVAADSITNTVSSLVKELHSDDVREEEERLLNGKDRAG; encoded by the exons atggtgatggaggagggggcgcagagagacagagggagggggacTCCAGCAACACCAGGAGCAGAGGCGAGACAGATTTTTGTGGAGCTTG GGGAGCAGAACTTTGATGCCATATGTCTCTCTACATATCGAACAGCCTGCAAGCTCAGATACATACAGAAGAGATGCAACT TGCATCTGATTGACATATACAATGTGATTGAGGCGGTGCGGGATGCTGGTCTGAATGCTGTAGAGCTACACGCCGGCATCTCTGTGATCCGACTGGAGAACTTGGTGTCCTCCCTGTTCAACCAGCTCAGCAAGCGCCtgcccaccacacacaccatcaaCCCACGAGAGAGCACTGTTCTGTTAGTTGAGTTCTTACTGGCCGCCGTTGACAG TGAACCAGACAGCCGTCTGACGGTTCTCTCTGTGAAGGCGATGTTGTCCATGTTGTGTGGAGGGAAACTGGTTGATAAACTCCGTT atgTGTTTTCTCAGGTATCTGACTCCGGCGGTGTGTTGGTACAGTCCAAGTTTGATGGTTTTCTGAGAGAGGCTCTCAAGCTGCCAACTGCTCTACATGAAGGACCGTCCTTtggctacacacacactttagcGCGCTCATGCTTCCCACAACAC AAGAGGGTGATGCTCAACATGTTCCTGGATATTGTAGCTGATCCTCCTCAGTGTCTTGTGTGGCTGCCTCTTATGCACCGCATGGCCAACGTGGAGAATg TCTATCACCCCGTCTCATGCTCCTACTGTCGTGGCAACGGTATGACGGGCTTCCGCTATCGCTGCCTCCGTTGCCGGGGTTACCAGCTCTGCCAGAACTGCTTCTGGCGTGGCAACGCCAGTGGCTCTCATAGCAACAAGCATCAGATGAAGGAGCACTCATCCTGG aagTCGCCGGCGACAAAACTTGGTCGAGCCCTGAGCAGGACTCTGGGCTGTGTGTCATCCAGAGAGCCCCCTCATCCAATATACCCAGAGGAACCTGAGAGGACCCTCAACCTCGCCAACATAGT cccTTCTCGTCCTATTAGGAACACCAGTGAGGCCATGTTGCTGTCCTCATCAGCGCCCGAGTCCTCCAAGAG TTTGTCAGCTGCTCAGCGTATGAACGAAGAACACTCTCTGATCGCTGCGTATGTGAATCGTCTCCAGAGCAGTCCGAG TAGTGTTAACAGTCCCAGCAGGCAAGATGAGGAGCACAAACTGATCGCCCGCTACACGTCCAGACTAGCAGAGACTGACGGCACAGGA gtgaTACCAAACCGGAGCATCAACTTTGATGTtaacaaacaaaagagggagCTCATCGCTCAGCTGGAGTGCAAAAACAG AGAGATCTTGGCAGAGATCAAGCGTCTCCGTGCAGAGCATGACGCAGCGTGCCAGTCCAGCCCCGAGAAGGGCAGCACCAACCCAACCCTGCTGGCCGAGCTTCGCCTGCTCAG ACAAAGGAAAGATGAGCTGGAGCAGAGGATGTCATCTCTGCAAGAGAGCAGGAGGGAGCTGATGGTACAGCTGGAGGGACTGATGAAGCTGCTcaag GATGAGGAACAGCGACAGGCA GCGCAGGCGGCTGGCTCTTCTCACGCCTCTCCTTCTCGACCGAGCCCGTCAACCGTCCGCTCTGTAGGTGCTGTGTCTCCTCAGGCTTACATGTACCCTCCTCAAGATTCACTCGCGGGGGTGGGTGGCGACGTACAGGAAGCATTCGCCCAAG GCCCGAGAAGGAACCTGAGGAATGACCTTCTGGTAGCAGCCGACTCCATCACCAACACCGTGTCCTCACTGGTCAAAGAGCTCCACTCTG ATGATGttcgggaggaggaggagagattgCTGAATGGGAAGGACAGAG
- the dtnba gene encoding dystrobrevin, beta a isoform X2 produces MVMEEGAQRDRGRGTPATPGAEARQIFVELGEQNFDAICLSTYRTACKLRYIQKRCNLHLIDIYNVIEAVRDAGLNAVELHAGISVIRLENLVSSLFNQLSKRLPTTHTINPRESTVLLVEFLLAAVDSEPDSRLTVLSVKAMLSMLCGGKLVDKLRYVFSQVSDSGGVLVQSKFDGFLREALKLPTALHEGPSFGYTHTLARSCFPQHKRVMLNMFLDIVADPPQCLVWLPLMHRMANVENVYHPVSCSYCRGNGMTGFRYRCLRCRGYQLCQNCFWRGNASGSHSNKHQMKEHSSWKSPATKLGRALSRTLGCVSSREPPHPIYPEEPERTLNLANIVPSRPIRNTSEAMLLSSSAPESSKSLSAAQRMNEEHSLIAAYVNRLQSSPSSVNSPSRQDEEHKLIARYTSRLAETDGTGVIPNRSINFDVNKQKRELIAQLECKNREILAEIKRLRAEHDAACQSSPEKGSTNPTLLAELRLLRQRKDELEQRMSSLQESRRELMVQLEGLMKLLKAQAAGSSHASPSRPSPSTVRSVGAVSPQAYMYPPQDSLAGVGGDVQEAFAQGPRRNLRNDLLVAADSITNTVSSLVKELHSDDVREEEERLLNGKDRAG; encoded by the exons atggtgatggaggagggggcgcagagagacagagggagggggacTCCAGCAACACCAGGAGCAGAGGCGAGACAGATTTTTGTGGAGCTTG GGGAGCAGAACTTTGATGCCATATGTCTCTCTACATATCGAACAGCCTGCAAGCTCAGATACATACAGAAGAGATGCAACT TGCATCTGATTGACATATACAATGTGATTGAGGCGGTGCGGGATGCTGGTCTGAATGCTGTAGAGCTACACGCCGGCATCTCTGTGATCCGACTGGAGAACTTGGTGTCCTCCCTGTTCAACCAGCTCAGCAAGCGCCtgcccaccacacacaccatcaaCCCACGAGAGAGCACTGTTCTGTTAGTTGAGTTCTTACTGGCCGCCGTTGACAG TGAACCAGACAGCCGTCTGACGGTTCTCTCTGTGAAGGCGATGTTGTCCATGTTGTGTGGAGGGAAACTGGTTGATAAACTCCGTT atgTGTTTTCTCAGGTATCTGACTCCGGCGGTGTGTTGGTACAGTCCAAGTTTGATGGTTTTCTGAGAGAGGCTCTCAAGCTGCCAACTGCTCTACATGAAGGACCGTCCTTtggctacacacacactttagcGCGCTCATGCTTCCCACAACAC AAGAGGGTGATGCTCAACATGTTCCTGGATATTGTAGCTGATCCTCCTCAGTGTCTTGTGTGGCTGCCTCTTATGCACCGCATGGCCAACGTGGAGAATg TCTATCACCCCGTCTCATGCTCCTACTGTCGTGGCAACGGTATGACGGGCTTCCGCTATCGCTGCCTCCGTTGCCGGGGTTACCAGCTCTGCCAGAACTGCTTCTGGCGTGGCAACGCCAGTGGCTCTCATAGCAACAAGCATCAGATGAAGGAGCACTCATCCTGG aagTCGCCGGCGACAAAACTTGGTCGAGCCCTGAGCAGGACTCTGGGCTGTGTGTCATCCAGAGAGCCCCCTCATCCAATATACCCAGAGGAACCTGAGAGGACCCTCAACCTCGCCAACATAGT cccTTCTCGTCCTATTAGGAACACCAGTGAGGCCATGTTGCTGTCCTCATCAGCGCCCGAGTCCTCCAAGAG TTTGTCAGCTGCTCAGCGTATGAACGAAGAACACTCTCTGATCGCTGCGTATGTGAATCGTCTCCAGAGCAGTCCGAG TAGTGTTAACAGTCCCAGCAGGCAAGATGAGGAGCACAAACTGATCGCCCGCTACACGTCCAGACTAGCAGAGACTGACGGCACAGGA gtgaTACCAAACCGGAGCATCAACTTTGATGTtaacaaacaaaagagggagCTCATCGCTCAGCTGGAGTGCAAAAACAG AGAGATCTTGGCAGAGATCAAGCGTCTCCGTGCAGAGCATGACGCAGCGTGCCAGTCCAGCCCCGAGAAGGGCAGCACCAACCCAACCCTGCTGGCCGAGCTTCGCCTGCTCAG ACAAAGGAAAGATGAGCTGGAGCAGAGGATGTCATCTCTGCAAGAGAGCAGGAGGGAGCTGATGGTACAGCTGGAGGGACTGATGAAGCTGCTcaag GCGCAGGCGGCTGGCTCTTCTCACGCCTCTCCTTCTCGACCGAGCCCGTCAACCGTCCGCTCTGTAGGTGCTGTGTCTCCTCAGGCTTACATGTACCCTCCTCAAGATTCACTCGCGGGGGTGGGTGGCGACGTACAGGAAGCATTCGCCCAAG GCCCGAGAAGGAACCTGAGGAATGACCTTCTGGTAGCAGCCGACTCCATCACCAACACCGTGTCCTCACTGGTCAAAGAGCTCCACTCTG ATGATGttcgggaggaggaggagagattgCTGAATGGGAAGGACAGAG